DNA sequence from the Mangifera indica cultivar Alphonso chromosome 18, CATAS_Mindica_2.1, whole genome shotgun sequence genome:
ACTCGatgcaaaatttaaaacaaaaatgttcaACAGCAAAACAAAAAGGATTAACAAAATATGGTCTTATAATCAACTTTAAAACCAAAAAGCACACTACTGTGACACCCCAAGCCACTTTGTGAAGTTTTCAAATTCAGTATAATCACTATCTGAGATCATTGTTTGGTACCATGCCTTGCCAGCAGCCTTGATTGCAGTCGCCTCCTCCTGTCAGgatcaaagaaaataatataatcagGATAAAAACATAGTTCAACAGTACTTTACGATGAAATTAAACAACAAACCTCATAGGCAATACTAAGTTGCTGATTAACTTTGGAAATTGGTTCACCACATATGACCCAAAATGATGGTGAATTCTTCTCGTAGAAttgaatttaatagaaaataaaatttgacaatgAACAAAGCATAAGCTTATATATGATAAGGTAAACAAATCTactgttatataattaaaggttaacaatataaaaatacccTCAATAACCTCGACCAAACCAATAAATCACGGTTTATGCAAGCAAAACATAAAGTTGACAAAAACATAAGCAAGTATTATATGAAAACCAGatacttaaaagttaaaattctaATGCCAAATGGTGCCGCATAAAGATACAACAACAATAAGCCTAGAAGCTAAAACATAAAGTAAGTCAGTACAATGAAATTGAGTCAGAAAATTAACCGATATCAAAACCATTGCTCAATTTCAAGAACGTTCAATTTGACTAAACAACTAAGCTGcacaaaagaaatataataaataatcaaactgCCAGTCACAGTATTCAATACTAAAGCCTTGATAGATTATGACACTATCAGACATTATAGTGAAGAGAATTCAAACTAtgattaaaaacataaaaaataagatgaaagtTCAAGAAATATTTATACCTTAGTAATGGGCTTCCTCATCTTGTCAAGCTTCTCCTTCTTAGCCTTAACACGTTGTGCCTCAGCCAAAAGAGACATTCTCCTAGCAGTTTTAGCATACGGGTTGAGCCTGAGCATAGTGTTGAGATTCTTCAGTGGGTTCTTCTTCATTGGTGCTCTCTTAACTTCCTTCTTAATCGGCCTCACTACAGATTGCACCTCATCAGAGTTAATGATCCTAGCCAAGTCAGCATTCACCATCTTGGCACGAGGCAATACGTACCCCTTCTTCTTCTCAGACCCCTTATCGAAGGTTCCATAGATTGAATCCAACTTCTCAATGGCTGATTTGGTCCAGATAACAAATCGTCCGAGGTGTCCACCTGGAGCAAGCTTCAAAAGATTCAACCTCTCAACGTTAACGACATCGACACCAGGAATGTTCCTGAAGGCCTTAACAAGCTTGGCGCCTTCAGTTGAGTACACAACCAGTGGGCCTTTCCTGGAAATGTAACGGCGGTTTCTCATTTTACCTTTTCCAGGACGAATGGACTGGCTGTCCTTGGCTTTATCGGCATCATCATAAGCACCGATCTGTTTCAATACCTTCAAAGCAGCGGATGTT
Encoded proteins:
- the LOC123201267 gene encoding 60S ribosomal protein L4-like isoform X1 — translated: MAATARPLVSVQSLEGDMATDAAPTVQLPAVMKASIRPDIVTFVHSNISKNSRQPYAVSKKAGHQTSAESWGTGRAVSRIPRVPGGGTHRAGQGAFGNMCRGGRMFAPTKIWRRWHRKINVNQKRYAVVSAIAASAIPSLVMARGHKIEKVPELPLVVSDSVEGVEKTSAALKVLKQIGAYDDADKAKDSQSIRPGKGKMRNRRYISRKGPLVVYSTEGAKLVKAFRNIPGVDVVNVERLNLLKLAPGGHLGRFVIWTKSAIEKLDSIYGTFDKGSEKKKGYVLPRAKMVNADLARIINSDEVQSVVRPIKKEVKRAPMKKNPLKNLNTMLRLNPYAKTARRMSLLAEAQRVKAKKEKLDKMRKPITKEEATAIKAAGKAWYQTMISDSDYTEFENFTKWLGVSQ
- the LOC123201267 gene encoding 60S ribosomal protein L4-like isoform X2 — protein: MAATARPLVSVQSLEGDMATDAAPTVQLPAVMKASIRPDIVTFVHSNISKNSRQPYAVSKKAGHQTSAESWGTGRAVSRIPRVPGGGTHRAGQGAFGNMCRGGRMFAPTKIWRRWHRKINVNQKRYAVVSAIAASAIPSLVMARGHKIEKVPELPLVVSDSVEGVEKTSAALKVLKQIGAYDDADKAKDSQSIRPGKGKMRNRRYISRKGPLVVYSTEGAKLVKAFRNIPGVDVVNVERLNLLKLAPGGHLGRFVIWTKSAIEKLDSIYGTFDKGSEKKKGYVLPRAKMVNADLARIINSDEVQSVVRPIKKEVKRAPMKKNPLKNLNTMLRLNPYAKTARRMSLLAEAQRVKAKKEKLDKMRKPITKNSPSFWVICGEPISKVNQQLSIAYEVCCLISS